One Triticum dicoccoides isolate Atlit2015 ecotype Zavitan chromosome 4B, WEW_v2.0, whole genome shotgun sequence genomic window carries:
- the LOC119294945 gene encoding serine carboxypeptidase-like 18 isoform X9, whose product MGLAFEIGPLKFVLAPYSGGLPELVYNPYSWTKMANILLLDSPVGSGFSFARDPKGYDVGDYSSSSQVQTFLNKWFTDHPQYLSNPFYIGGDSYAGKVIPLIGQGISEGIDVRQQPVINLKGYMVGNPITDPKFDENYKIPSAHGFGIISDQIYESAVKNCKGDYVTPMNEMCVEVLHTINNLISEISIEHILYNKCDVVAPKTIDDASRRKFLLEESTQLNTPPARPTVDCFTYGYYLAYFWMNNNMTRKALGIKEGTTNEWIQCNIGLPYTYEIPSSIPYHLNLTTRGYRALVYSGDHDLEAPFLGTQAWIRSLNFSIVDEWRAWHLSGQAAGFTIEYTNNMTFATVKGAGHTAPEYRPKECFAMAQRKEKKQAEDDDGPELGELLPLGRGIARPTQGLLGLTGCNESAHSSPISTTMQD is encoded by the exons ATGGGCCTGGCCTTTGAAATCG GTCCTCTGAAGTTTGTGTTGGCACCGTATAGTGGCGGTTTGCCGGAGTTGGTGTATAACCCATATTCATGGACAAAG ATGGCAAACATACTCCTGTTGGATTCACCGGTGGGTTCAGGTTTTTCGTTCGCTCGTGATCCCAAAGGCTACGATGTTGGGGACTACTCATCATCTTCGCAGGTCCAAACATTTCTGAATAAG TGGTTCACGGATCACCCGCAATACCTTTCAAATCCTTTCTACATTGGTGGAGATTCATATGCTGGAAAGGTGATTCCACTTATTGGACAAGGCATTTCAGAAG GAATTGACGTGAGGCAACAACCTGTTATCAATCTCAAG GGATATATGGTTGGCAACCCTATAACAGATCCAAAGTTTGATGAAAATTACAAAATTCCAAGTGCTCATGGCTTTGGGATAATATCTGATCAAATATATGAG AGTGCGGTGAAGAATTGCAAAGGAGATTATGTTACCCCCATGAACGAAATGTGTGTTGAAGTGTTGCATACTATCAATAAT CTCATTTCTGAAATTTCAATTGAACACATCTTGTACAACAAGTGTGACGTAGTTGCGCCAAAGACCATAGATGATGCTTCAAGAAGAAAGTTTTTGTTGGAAGAATCTACCCAGTTAAACACGCCACCTGCTCGTCCAACTGTAGATTGTTTT ACATATGGTTATTACCTAGCTTACTTTTGGATGAACAACAACATGACTAGAAAAGCTCTTGGGATCAAGGAG GGAACAACCAATGAGTGGATACAATGCAACATAGGGCTCCCCTACACATATGAGATACCGAGCAGTATACCATACCATCTCAACCTCACTACAAGAGGTTATCGTGCACTTGTGTACAG TGGAGACCATGATCTGGAGGCACCATTTCTTGGCACACAAGCATGGATAAGATCCTTGAACTTTTCGATCGTTGATGAATGGAGAGCATGGCATCTTAGTGGGCAGGCTGCTGG ATTTACCATAGAATACACAAACAATATGACATTTGCCACAGTGAAG GGTGCTGGTCATACTGCTCCAGAGTACCGGCCTAAAGAATGTTTTGCCATGGCTCAAAG gaaggagaagaagcaagcagaGGACGACGATGGTCCAGAACTTGGGGAACTGCTTCCACTAGGAAGAGGAATCGCAAGGCCAACACAAGGGTTGCTAGGCCTGACTGGGTGTAATGAGTCAGCCCACAGCTCGCCTATATCAACCACCATGCAAGACTAG
- the LOC119294945 gene encoding serine carboxypeptidase-like 2 isoform X12: MPAKLLRTPTARRRHHLPVLHLVAVLLLVPLSRPASASASTVVTHLPGFDGPLPFYLETGYVGVEEETGAELFYYFAKSERSPGTDPVILWLTGGPRCSGFSGFAFEVGPVKYVRAPYTGVLPRLVQNPLSWTKMASIIFLDSPVCSGFSYARDPKGCDVGDYSSSLQVQRFLNKWFTHHPQYLSNPFYLGGDSYAGKVIPLIATYMSQGTEKRDQPLINLKGYLIGNPITEPKFDKNFQVQGAHGFGIISDQIYELISEIADAHVLYKKCVVAMPEPIDDATRRKFLLEESIEPNEAPGRPTVDCFTYGYYLAYLWMNNKMTRDALRIKEGTVGEWVRCKKEVPYTQDMPSSIPYHRNLTTRGYRALVYSGDHDLQVPQLSTQAWIRSLNFSIVDDWRAWHLDGQAAGFTITYANKLTFATVKGGGHTAPEYQPEECFAMAQRWLDNKPL, encoded by the exons ATGCCCGCCAAGCTTCTCCGGACGCCCACCGCCCGGCGACGCCACCACTTGCCGGTGCTGCATCTCGTTGCCGTCCTCCTGCTTGTGCCGCTCTCACGGCCGGCCTCGGCGTCGGCGTCGACGGTGGTCACCCACCTGCCAGGATTCGATGGCCCTCTCCCCTTCTACCTCGAAACCGG ATACGTGGGCGTGGAGGAGGAGACCGGGGCGGAGCTCTTCTACTACTTCGCCAAGTCGGAGCGGAGCCCCGGCACCGACCCCGTCATCCTGTGGCTCACCGGCGGGCCTCGCTGCTCGGGCTTCAGcggcttcgccttcgaagttg GCCCCGTAAAGTATGTGCGGGCGCCGTACACTGGAGTTTTGCCGCGGCTGGTACAGAACCCGCTGTCATGGACCAAG ATGGCGAGCATCATCTTCCTGGATTCGCCCGTCTGCTCGGGATTCTCGTATGCTCGTGACCCCAAAGGCTGCGATGTCGGAGACTACTCGTCCTCTCTGCAAGTCCAAAGATTCCTGAATAAG TGGTTCACTCATCACCCGCAGTACCTTTCAAATCCTTTCTACCTTGGAGGAGATTCATACGCTGGAAAGGTGATTCCACTTATTGCAACATACATGTCACAAG GAACTGAAAAAAGGGACCAGCCTCTCATTAATCTCAAG GGCTACCTGATCGGCAATCCTATAACAGAACCAAAGTTCGATAAAAATTTCCAAGTTCAAGGGGCTCATGGCTTTGGGATAATATCTGACCAAATATATGAG CTCATTTCTGAAATCGCAGATGCACATGTCTTGTATAAAAAATGTGTCGTCGCCATGCCAGAGCCCATAGATGATGCCACAAGAAGAAAATTCCTGCTAGAAGAATCAATCGAGCCAAATGAAGCGCCTGGTCGACCTACCGTCGATTGTTTT ACATACGGTTACTACCTGGCATACTTGTGGATGAACAACAAGAtgactagagatgctcttaggatcAAGGAG GGAACAGTTGGCGAGTGGGTGAGATGCAAAAAAGAAGTCCCCTACACACAGGACATGCCAAGCAGCATACCGTACCATCGCAATCTCACCACAAGAGGTTACCGTGCACTTGTGTACAG CGGAGACCATGATCTCCAGGTGCCTCAGCTCAGTACGCAGGCGTGGATAAGATCTTTGAACTTCTCCATTGTCGATGACTggagggcatggcatctcgacggcCAGGCTGCAGG ATTTACCATCACATATGCAAATAAGTTGACCTTTGCAACAGTAAAG GGTGGAGGTCATACTGCTCCAGAGTACCAGCCTGAAGAATGCTTTGCCATGGCCCAAAGGTGGCTTGACAACAAGCCACTCTGA
- the LOC119294945 gene encoding serine carboxypeptidase-like 7 isoform X7 → MPAKLLRTPTARRRHHLPVLHLVAVLLLVPLSRPASASASTVVTHLPGFDGPLPFYLETGYVGVEEETGAELFYYFAKSERSPGTDPVILWLTGGPRCSGFSGFAFEVGPVKYVRAPYTGVLPRLVQNPLSWTKMASIIFLDSPVCSGFSYARDPKGCDVGDYSSSLQVQRFLNKWFTHHPQYLSNPFYLGGDSYAGKVIPLIATYMSQGTEKRDQPLINLKGYLIGNPITEPKFDKNFQVQGAHGFGIISDQIYEAAMKNCKRNYVNPANQLCAEVLETVDSLISEIADAHVLYKKCVVAMPEPIDDATRRKFLLEESIEPNEAPGRPTVDCFTYGYYLAYLWMNNKMTRDALRIKEGTVGEWVRCKKEVPYTQDMPSSIPYHRNLTTRGYRALVYSGDHDLQVPQLSTQAWIRSLNFSIVDDWRAWHLDGQAAGFTITYANKLTFATVKGGGHTAPEYQPEECFAMAQRWLDNKPL, encoded by the exons ATGCCCGCCAAGCTTCTCCGGACGCCCACCGCCCGGCGACGCCACCACTTGCCGGTGCTGCATCTCGTTGCCGTCCTCCTGCTTGTGCCGCTCTCACGGCCGGCCTCGGCGTCGGCGTCGACGGTGGTCACCCACCTGCCAGGATTCGATGGCCCTCTCCCCTTCTACCTCGAAACCGG ATACGTGGGCGTGGAGGAGGAGACCGGGGCGGAGCTCTTCTACTACTTCGCCAAGTCGGAGCGGAGCCCCGGCACCGACCCCGTCATCCTGTGGCTCACCGGCGGGCCTCGCTGCTCGGGCTTCAGcggcttcgccttcgaagttg GCCCCGTAAAGTATGTGCGGGCGCCGTACACTGGAGTTTTGCCGCGGCTGGTACAGAACCCGCTGTCATGGACCAAG ATGGCGAGCATCATCTTCCTGGATTCGCCCGTCTGCTCGGGATTCTCGTATGCTCGTGACCCCAAAGGCTGCGATGTCGGAGACTACTCGTCCTCTCTGCAAGTCCAAAGATTCCTGAATAAG TGGTTCACTCATCACCCGCAGTACCTTTCAAATCCTTTCTACCTTGGAGGAGATTCATACGCTGGAAAGGTGATTCCACTTATTGCAACATACATGTCACAAG GAACTGAAAAAAGGGACCAGCCTCTCATTAATCTCAAG GGCTACCTGATCGGCAATCCTATAACAGAACCAAAGTTCGATAAAAATTTCCAAGTTCAAGGGGCTCATGGCTTTGGGATAATATCTGACCAAATATATGAG GCTGCAATGAAAAACTGCAAAAGAAATTATGTAAACCCCGCGAATCAACTGTGTGCTGAGGTGCTAGAAACTGTAGACAGT CTCATTTCTGAAATCGCAGATGCACATGTCTTGTATAAAAAATGTGTCGTCGCCATGCCAGAGCCCATAGATGATGCCACAAGAAGAAAATTCCTGCTAGAAGAATCAATCGAGCCAAATGAAGCGCCTGGTCGACCTACCGTCGATTGTTTT ACATACGGTTACTACCTGGCATACTTGTGGATGAACAACAAGAtgactagagatgctcttaggatcAAGGAG GGAACAGTTGGCGAGTGGGTGAGATGCAAAAAAGAAGTCCCCTACACACAGGACATGCCAAGCAGCATACCGTACCATCGCAATCTCACCACAAGAGGTTACCGTGCACTTGTGTACAG CGGAGACCATGATCTCCAGGTGCCTCAGCTCAGTACGCAGGCGTGGATAAGATCTTTGAACTTCTCCATTGTCGATGACTggagggcatggcatctcgacggcCAGGCTGCAGG ATTTACCATCACATATGCAAATAAGTTGACCTTTGCAACAGTAAAG GGTGGAGGTCATACTGCTCCAGAGTACCAGCCTGAAGAATGCTTTGCCATGGCCCAAAGGTGGCTTGACAACAAGCCACTCTGA
- the LOC119294945 gene encoding serine carboxypeptidase-like 7 isoform X11, producing the protein MPAKLLRTPTARRRHHLPVLHLVAVLLLVPLSRPASASASTVVTHLPGFDGPLPFYLETGYVGVEEETGAELFYYFAKSERSPGTDPVILWLTGGPRCSGFSGFAFEVGPVKYVRAPYTGVLPRLVQNPLSWTKMASIIFLDSPVCSGFSYARDPKGCDVGDYSSSLQVQRFLNKVRIELAHCPVNNSVLSTDRSMAGCLCVQWFTHHPQYLSNPFYLGGDSYAGKVIPLIATYMSQGTEKRDQPLINLKGYLIGNPITEPKFDKNFQVQGAHGFGIISDQIYEAAMKNCKRNYVNPANQLCAEVLETVDSLISEIADAHVLYKKCVVAMPEPIDDATRRKFLLEESIEPNEAPGRPTVDCFTYGYYLAYLWMNNKMTRDALRIKEGTVGEWVRCKKEVPYTQDMPSSIPYHRNLTTRGYRALVYSGDHDLQVPQLSTQAWIRSLNFSIVDDWRAWHLDGQAAGFTITYANKLTFATVKVILFSSFRSCFLSIEPLCHSCNRAHNRLLVQGGGHTAPEYQPEECFAMAQRWLDNKPL; encoded by the exons ATGCCCGCCAAGCTTCTCCGGACGCCCACCGCCCGGCGACGCCACCACTTGCCGGTGCTGCATCTCGTTGCCGTCCTCCTGCTTGTGCCGCTCTCACGGCCGGCCTCGGCGTCGGCGTCGACGGTGGTCACCCACCTGCCAGGATTCGATGGCCCTCTCCCCTTCTACCTCGAAACCGG ATACGTGGGCGTGGAGGAGGAGACCGGGGCGGAGCTCTTCTACTACTTCGCCAAGTCGGAGCGGAGCCCCGGCACCGACCCCGTCATCCTGTGGCTCACCGGCGGGCCTCGCTGCTCGGGCTTCAGcggcttcgccttcgaagttg GCCCCGTAAAGTATGTGCGGGCGCCGTACACTGGAGTTTTGCCGCGGCTGGTACAGAACCCGCTGTCATGGACCAAG ATGGCGAGCATCATCTTCCTGGATTCGCCCGTCTGCTCGGGATTCTCGTATGCTCGTGACCCCAAAGGCTGCGATGTCGGAGACTACTCGTCCTCTCTGCAAGTCCAAAGATTCCTGAATAAGGTGAGGATCGAGCTGGCCCACTGCCCTGTCAATAATTCAGTACTGAGTACTGACCGCTCAATGGCTGGCTGTCTATGCGTGCAGTGGTTCACTCATCACCCGCAGTACCTTTCAAATCCTTTCTACCTTGGAGGAGATTCATACGCTGGAAAGGTGATTCCACTTATTGCAACATACATGTCACAAG GAACTGAAAAAAGGGACCAGCCTCTCATTAATCTCAAG GGCTACCTGATCGGCAATCCTATAACAGAACCAAAGTTCGATAAAAATTTCCAAGTTCAAGGGGCTCATGGCTTTGGGATAATATCTGACCAAATATATGAG GCTGCAATGAAAAACTGCAAAAGAAATTATGTAAACCCCGCGAATCAACTGTGTGCTGAGGTGCTAGAAACTGTAGACAGT CTCATTTCTGAAATCGCAGATGCACATGTCTTGTATAAAAAATGTGTCGTCGCCATGCCAGAGCCCATAGATGATGCCACAAGAAGAAAATTCCTGCTAGAAGAATCAATCGAGCCAAATGAAGCGCCTGGTCGACCTACCGTCGATTGTTTT ACATACGGTTACTACCTGGCATACTTGTGGATGAACAACAAGAtgactagagatgctcttaggatcAAGGAG GGAACAGTTGGCGAGTGGGTGAGATGCAAAAAAGAAGTCCCCTACACACAGGACATGCCAAGCAGCATACCGTACCATCGCAATCTCACCACAAGAGGTTACCGTGCACTTGTGTACAG CGGAGACCATGATCTCCAGGTGCCTCAGCTCAGTACGCAGGCGTGGATAAGATCTTTGAACTTCTCCATTGTCGATGACTggagggcatggcatctcgacggcCAGGCTGCAGG ATTTACCATCACATATGCAAATAAGTTGACCTTTGCAACAGTAAAGGTGATCTTGTTTTCCTCTTTTAGATCATGCTTCTTGTCCATTGAACCATTATGTCATAGCTGTAATAGAGCTCATAATCGCTTGCTTGTGCAGGGTGGAGGTCATACTGCTCCAGAGTACCAGCCTGAAGAATGCTTTGCCATGGCCCAAAGGTGGCTTGACAACAAGCCACTCTGA
- the LOC119294945 gene encoding serine carboxypeptidase-like 7 isoform X3 — MPAKLLRTPTARRRHHLPVLHLVAVLLLVPLSRPASASASTVVTHLPGFDGPLPFYLETGYVGVEEETGAELFYYFAKSERSPGTDPVILWLTGGPRCSGFSGFAFEVGPVKYVRAPYTGVLPRLVQNPLSWTKMASIIFLDSPVCSGFSYARDPKGCDVGDYSSSLQVQRFLNKWFTHHPQYLSNPFYLGGDSYAGKVIPLIATYMSQGTEKRDQPLINLKGYLIGNPITEPKFDKNFQVQGAHGFGIISDQIYEAAMKNCKRNYVNPANQLCAEVLETVDSLISEIADAHVLYKKCVVAMPEPIDDATRRKFLLEESIEPNEAPGRPTVDCFTYGYYLAYLWMNNKMTRDALRIKEGTVGEWVRCKKEVPYTQDMPSSIPYHRNLTTRGYRALVYSGDHDLQVPQLSTQAWIRSLNFSIVDDWRAWHLDGQAAGFTITYANKLTFATVKVILFSSFRSCFLSIEPLCHSCNRAHNRLLVQGGGHTAPEYQPEECFAMAQRWLDNKPL; from the exons ATGCCCGCCAAGCTTCTCCGGACGCCCACCGCCCGGCGACGCCACCACTTGCCGGTGCTGCATCTCGTTGCCGTCCTCCTGCTTGTGCCGCTCTCACGGCCGGCCTCGGCGTCGGCGTCGACGGTGGTCACCCACCTGCCAGGATTCGATGGCCCTCTCCCCTTCTACCTCGAAACCGG ATACGTGGGCGTGGAGGAGGAGACCGGGGCGGAGCTCTTCTACTACTTCGCCAAGTCGGAGCGGAGCCCCGGCACCGACCCCGTCATCCTGTGGCTCACCGGCGGGCCTCGCTGCTCGGGCTTCAGcggcttcgccttcgaagttg GCCCCGTAAAGTATGTGCGGGCGCCGTACACTGGAGTTTTGCCGCGGCTGGTACAGAACCCGCTGTCATGGACCAAG ATGGCGAGCATCATCTTCCTGGATTCGCCCGTCTGCTCGGGATTCTCGTATGCTCGTGACCCCAAAGGCTGCGATGTCGGAGACTACTCGTCCTCTCTGCAAGTCCAAAGATTCCTGAATAAG TGGTTCACTCATCACCCGCAGTACCTTTCAAATCCTTTCTACCTTGGAGGAGATTCATACGCTGGAAAGGTGATTCCACTTATTGCAACATACATGTCACAAG GAACTGAAAAAAGGGACCAGCCTCTCATTAATCTCAAG GGCTACCTGATCGGCAATCCTATAACAGAACCAAAGTTCGATAAAAATTTCCAAGTTCAAGGGGCTCATGGCTTTGGGATAATATCTGACCAAATATATGAG GCTGCAATGAAAAACTGCAAAAGAAATTATGTAAACCCCGCGAATCAACTGTGTGCTGAGGTGCTAGAAACTGTAGACAGT CTCATTTCTGAAATCGCAGATGCACATGTCTTGTATAAAAAATGTGTCGTCGCCATGCCAGAGCCCATAGATGATGCCACAAGAAGAAAATTCCTGCTAGAAGAATCAATCGAGCCAAATGAAGCGCCTGGTCGACCTACCGTCGATTGTTTT ACATACGGTTACTACCTGGCATACTTGTGGATGAACAACAAGAtgactagagatgctcttaggatcAAGGAG GGAACAGTTGGCGAGTGGGTGAGATGCAAAAAAGAAGTCCCCTACACACAGGACATGCCAAGCAGCATACCGTACCATCGCAATCTCACCACAAGAGGTTACCGTGCACTTGTGTACAG CGGAGACCATGATCTCCAGGTGCCTCAGCTCAGTACGCAGGCGTGGATAAGATCTTTGAACTTCTCCATTGTCGATGACTggagggcatggcatctcgacggcCAGGCTGCAGG ATTTACCATCACATATGCAAATAAGTTGACCTTTGCAACAGTAAAGGTGATCTTGTTTTCCTCTTTTAGATCATGCTTCTTGTCCATTGAACCATTATGTCATAGCTGTAATAGAGCTCATAATCGCTTGCTTGTGCAGGGTGGAGGTCATACTGCTCCAGAGTACCAGCCTGAAGAATGCTTTGCCATGGCCCAAAGGTGGCTTGACAACAAGCCACTCTGA